In Desulfuribacillus stibiiarsenatis, a genomic segment contains:
- a CDS encoding HD-GYP domain-containing protein — MRLVTVSKLVEGQVLAKNILNDNGQILLNSNVALTSSLIRRLSDMQIPYVYIEDERTDDIMIDDIVSEQTRRQALQKVNKTMTTLFAQQKDRSVVSTPTLAKDFNKLLDDIISDLSQNKQVMYHMVNIHSKDDYLYHHSVNVGILATAIGLALNYPKKDLIDLGIGAMLHDIGKTRIPMSILCKPGRLTDEEFDIMRKHSEYGYEILKNQPGISLRTAHVAFQHHERFDGSGYPRRITGNEQHEFAKIVAIADVYDALTSNRVYRSSYLPHEAFELILGGGDYYFEHKIIQKFVQNIAIYPIGLTVTLNTGETAVVTKVDNYYPQRPTVRVITDPNGIDLTAPYEIDLTQHLTTMILSTPAS, encoded by the coding sequence GTGCGATTAGTAACAGTCTCGAAATTAGTTGAGGGGCAGGTTTTAGCGAAAAACATCTTGAATGATAACGGACAAATTCTATTAAATAGTAATGTCGCGTTAACATCCTCACTAATTAGACGTCTAAGTGATATGCAAATCCCTTATGTATATATAGAAGATGAACGTACTGATGATATTATGATTGATGATATTGTTAGTGAACAAACTCGCAGACAAGCCTTACAAAAAGTAAATAAAACTATGACGACATTATTTGCACAGCAAAAAGATCGTTCTGTTGTATCTACACCTACGCTAGCTAAAGATTTCAATAAACTCTTGGACGATATCATATCGGATTTAAGTCAGAACAAGCAAGTCATGTACCATATGGTGAATATCCATAGCAAAGATGACTACCTCTATCATCATAGTGTAAATGTCGGAATCCTTGCTACTGCCATTGGCTTAGCATTGAATTATCCCAAAAAGGATCTCATCGATTTAGGAATTGGCGCTATGCTTCATGACATCGGAAAGACGCGAATCCCTATGAGTATTTTATGTAAACCGGGTAGGTTAACAGATGAAGAATTTGACATTATGCGAAAGCATTCGGAATACGGCTATGAAATATTGAAAAATCAGCCTGGCATTTCCTTACGAACTGCCCATGTCGCTTTTCAGCATCACGAACGATTTGATGGTTCCGGCTATCCGCGACGAATCACTGGCAATGAACAGCATGAATTTGCTAAAATTGTGGCAATCGCTGATGTGTATGATGCCCTTACATCAAATCGCGTATATAGAAGCTCCTATTTACCCCATGAGGCTTTCGAATTAATATTAGGTGGCGGGGACTATTATTTTGAACATAAGATTATTCAGAAATTCGTGCAAAACATAGCTATTTATCCTATCGGATTAACCGTTACTCTGAATACTGGAGAAACGGCTGTAGTAACTAAAGTTGATAATTATTACCCTCAACGGCCAACTGTACGAGTCATTACTGATCCTAACGGCATTGATTTAACAGCTCCTTACGAAATTGATTTAACTCAACACCTAACAACTATGATACTATCTACACCGGCAAGTTAA
- a CDS encoding Na/Pi cotransporter family protein, with product MDISWQDLIFSFFGGLGVFLFGLHYMSDGLQKTAGEKLRKLLEKMTTNPVMGVIAGALITGIIQSSTGTTVMAVGFVNAGLMTLRQAIGVIMGANIGTTVTAFLIGFKISKYALPMIGVGMVLLFFTKKKRINYFGQVIFGAGMLFLGLNLMSDSMKPLRSWQVFQDLMVTLGDVKILGVLVGAVFTAVVQSSTATIGVLQELAYQGGVTFHQALPILFGENIGTTITAALAAIGASISARRAALTHFIFNAFGTIIFLLLIGWFEPLVIWIASHTGADIKLQIAYAHGIFNVSNTLIFLPLTGLLAAVVTKMIPGNDVEIEFGTKHLNPHFLSTPNVALGQVVNELTRMGNYAREAYNDASEYFFEGNHKRASIAMQKEALVNELDKKITEYMIQLSQNSLSEKDSNQHNILFQTINDIERIGDHAENILELGDYKMDKKIVFSDEGYNDLKTMVAAVDESIRMAIEALEKNDKELARKVMENEKQIDMYERMFRKAHIQRLNNGVCTGNAGIVYLDTLSNLERIGDHAYNIARSVLGEY from the coding sequence ATGGATATTTCTTGGCAGGATTTAATTTTTTCGTTCTTTGGTGGTTTAGGGGTTTTCTTATTCGGGTTGCATTACATGTCGGACGGGTTACAGAAAACAGCAGGTGAAAAATTACGGAAGCTATTAGAAAAAATGACAACCAATCCAGTAATGGGTGTTATAGCAGGAGCCTTAATTACAGGTATTATCCAAAGTAGCACAGGTACAACTGTAATGGCAGTCGGGTTTGTAAACGCAGGCCTTATGACTCTTAGACAAGCCATTGGTGTAATCATGGGTGCTAATATTGGAACAACCGTAACAGCTTTTCTCATTGGATTTAAAATCAGTAAATATGCACTTCCCATGATAGGCGTCGGTATGGTCTTACTGTTTTTCACCAAGAAAAAGCGCATTAACTATTTCGGACAAGTTATCTTTGGTGCTGGGATGCTATTTCTCGGGTTGAATTTAATGTCTGATAGTATGAAACCACTTCGTTCTTGGCAGGTCTTCCAAGATCTTATGGTTACATTGGGCGACGTGAAGATTCTAGGTGTATTAGTTGGCGCAGTTTTTACAGCAGTTGTACAAAGTAGTACTGCAACGATCGGGGTGTTACAAGAACTAGCGTATCAGGGTGGTGTAACCTTCCATCAGGCATTGCCGATATTGTTTGGAGAAAATATAGGTACTACGATTACCGCCGCTTTAGCTGCTATCGGAGCTAGTATTAGTGCTCGCCGAGCAGCACTTACTCATTTTATCTTCAATGCATTTGGAACCATTATTTTCTTACTACTAATAGGGTGGTTTGAACCACTCGTGATATGGATAGCATCTCATACAGGTGCAGACATTAAGTTACAGATTGCGTATGCACATGGTATTTTTAACGTTAGCAATACGTTAATATTCTTACCACTTACCGGACTCCTCGCTGCTGTTGTTACGAAAATGATACCTGGAAACGATGTAGAAATAGAATTTGGGACAAAACATTTAAACCCTCATTTCCTATCGACTCCAAATGTAGCTCTAGGACAGGTAGTCAATGAATTAACTCGTATGGGAAATTATGCTCGAGAAGCCTATAATGACGCGTCAGAATATTTCTTCGAGGGTAATCATAAACGCGCATCCATAGCAATGCAAAAAGAAGCCCTTGTGAACGAACTAGATAAGAAAATTACTGAATATATGATTCAACTTTCACAGAATTCTCTCTCTGAAAAGGATTCCAATCAACATAACATCTTATTCCAAACCATTAATGATATTGAACGAATTGGTGACCACGCAGAGAACATTCTAGAGCTTGGCGACTATAAGATGGACAAGAAAATTGTGTTTTCTGACGAAGGTTACAACGATTTGAAAACTATGGTTGCTGCCGTAGACGAATCTATTCGCATGGCAATCGAAGCTTTAGAAAAGAATGACAAGGAATTAGCCCGTAAGGTTATGGAAAATGAAAAACAAATTGACATGTATGAACGAATGTTTAGAAAAGCCCATATCCAGCGATTAAACAATGGCGTTTGTACTGGAAATGCTGGTATTGTATACCTTGATACTTTAAGTAATTTAGAGCGCATTGGTGACCATGCATACAATATCGCTAGATCGGTACTTGGAGAATATTAA
- a CDS encoding alpha/beta-type small acid-soluble spore protein, with translation MGIGQERPSNFLVVPEAYQALDQFKYEVASELGIQTPQNGYWGTMTSRDCGAVGGHITRKLVKLGEQQLMGGSSSSSSTF, from the coding sequence ATGGGTATCGGTCAAGAGCGTCCAAGTAACTTCTTAGTAGTACCTGAGGCTTACCAAGCATTAGATCAATTCAAGTACGAAGTAGCTTCTGAACTTGGAATTCAAACTCCACAAAACGGTTACTGGGGTACAATGACTTCTCGCGATTGTGGTGCGGTAGGTGGTCATATTACTCGTAAGCTTGTGAAGCTTGGAGAACAACAACTAATGGGTGGTTCTTCTTCTTCTTCTAGCACATTCTAA